A single window of Cloacibacillus sp. DNA harbors:
- a CDS encoding AAA family ATPase produces the protein MNVKVKVIGTPSIEINGEALRLPLKKAEAIVYYLAIEGRASREKLASIFWGTKDENSAYNNFRNALYLLKQYFPKDSIIADRRYVSAAGFSCDLDLIDRISDVDAPLPQCLSDELLKGFDIPECADFGNWLLIAKSQFKTRVTEKLKIRITACYDSQDEDNLESSLEMLIAADPFDEDSTLELMDLYFKRRGAAKASTLFREYKRRLSEELSLTPSARAEEYFKRMIVLDTHDGGMGDVSPDSFFVGRMREQSLIFERLENNDGTVAVFLDGEAGIGKTSLLHKVLSFFDGESHIILSTRSYEAGLDYPYSSWNNLVSQAALYCTEESSEDSGVNFSLLAGVFPNFMSGRRIAYNADSVVVLERTPIIIGRAVSRLVCRAAGGRRPVIVLEDMHWFDKQSIHMLEVFIENLSVPATIFITSRPEKSDYIMRTLTRLKDAGAINFLHIPLKPFDRSETASFCSHFLDKELLESKDKDYFYNETEGMPLLVAEMVKLLRANSKAEFTVSGLGGVMLARFGEISEKQREFLRVLSVFTNGASISLIAKVMGEPPQEVSAVAEELLRKMLIKEIKTIDFGVHVDFSHAKLRSCVYDAIPGFKLSEYHKKVADTLNGQYSPRKWDPALSSMLCYHYTKAGLPENVLNQHLREMIFDITLNHDLFPLIQDDVLYSCTHPYNDRSDTEKKMDDMSALLADIRNNMRADNEKEVLRMEASYLELCGGYLICWGEYDRGRVLLNRAMKIAREHSFSTIYIHSLSNMGHYFLQTDNAEPLMRTAREMLNAARDDEREKYMGIALRYIGVAFQIMGDYEKSEKVLRRSIAIFEEQALLGKNYTLSMLAAECYIGENYHWQGDFAKAVEHFNHCISVCEEKGLFWGSSHFRAHLADVAFDLGDMEMMFENIYRGTKVFERCQGGRCGSILYSLKSIADAEQKRYEDAYRSLEIGELLSAPIRKHSWISVHAMAKAYLAKMLEEGGLPPQFNKILKKSSKEYAEEAVSIYAKIPVPHRVRMLRERFGL, from the coding sequence ATGAATGTAAAAGTGAAGGTAATAGGTACGCCGTCAATAGAGATCAATGGAGAAGCGCTTCGTCTCCCCCTCAAAAAAGCCGAGGCTATAGTCTATTATCTTGCCATAGAGGGGCGCGCCAGCCGTGAAAAGCTGGCCTCCATCTTTTGGGGTACGAAGGACGAAAATTCGGCCTACAATAATTTTAGAAACGCTCTGTATCTGCTGAAACAATATTTCCCCAAAGATTCGATAATTGCCGACCGCCGCTATGTATCGGCGGCCGGTTTCTCCTGTGACCTGGATCTCATAGACAGAATAAGTGACGTAGATGCGCCTCTGCCGCAGTGTCTTTCCGACGAACTGCTCAAGGGGTTTGATATTCCCGAATGCGCTGATTTCGGCAACTGGCTTCTCATCGCCAAATCGCAGTTCAAGACACGCGTGACAGAAAAGCTGAAAATACGCATTACCGCCTGTTATGATTCGCAGGATGAGGATAATCTTGAGAGCTCGCTTGAGATGCTCATCGCGGCCGACCCCTTTGACGAGGATTCCACGCTGGAGCTTATGGATCTCTATTTCAAAAGACGCGGGGCGGCAAAGGCAAGCACTCTCTTCCGCGAGTATAAGCGCCGTCTCTCCGAAGAGCTTTCGCTCACACCCTCGGCACGGGCGGAAGAATATTTTAAGCGCATGATAGTTTTGGATACGCATGACGGCGGGATGGGAGATGTTTCACCGGATTCGTTCTTTGTCGGCAGAATGAGGGAACAGTCGCTGATCTTTGAACGGCTGGAGAATAACGACGGCACCGTGGCGGTTTTTTTAGACGGCGAGGCGGGGATCGGCAAAACGTCGCTGCTCCACAAGGTGTTGTCGTTTTTCGACGGCGAGAGCCATATAATATTGTCGACGAGATCCTACGAGGCGGGGCTGGACTATCCATATTCGTCATGGAATAACCTCGTATCGCAGGCGGCGCTGTATTGTACGGAGGAATCGTCGGAGGACAGCGGGGTAAATTTTTCGCTGCTTGCCGGGGTTTTTCCCAATTTTATGAGTGGCAGGCGGATAGCTTATAACGCTGATTCCGTCGTTGTTTTGGAGCGGACCCCCATAATCATCGGAAGGGCCGTCAGCCGCCTTGTCTGCCGTGCCGCCGGCGGCCGGCGTCCCGTTATCGTCCTGGAGGATATGCATTGGTTTGACAAACAGTCTATCCATATGCTCGAAGTGTTTATCGAAAACCTCTCCGTACCGGCCACGATATTTATTACAAGCCGTCCGGAAAAGAGCGATTACATAATGCGCACGCTTACGCGGCTTAAGGATGCTGGAGCGATCAATTTTCTTCATATTCCCCTCAAACCGTTCGACCGCTCGGAAACGGCCTCTTTTTGCAGCCATTTTCTTGATAAAGAGCTGTTGGAATCAAAAGATAAAGACTATTTCTATAACGAGACAGAGGGCATGCCGCTGCTGGTAGCTGAGATGGTAAAGCTGCTCAGGGCGAATTCAAAGGCGGAATTTACCGTCAGCGGTCTGGGCGGCGTCATGCTCGCCAGATTTGGCGAGATATCGGAAAAGCAGAGGGAATTTCTGCGTGTGCTGTCTGTATTTACAAACGGCGCCAGCATTTCGTTGATTGCCAAAGTAATGGGGGAACCGCCCCAGGAAGTCTCCGCGGTGGCGGAAGAGCTTCTGCGCAAGATGCTGATCAAAGAGATAAAGACGATAGACTTTGGCGTGCACGTCGATTTCAGCCACGCCAAGCTAAGGAGCTGCGTGTACGATGCAATTCCCGGCTTCAAACTCAGCGAGTACCATAAAAAGGTCGCGGACACGCTTAACGGGCAGTATTCACCAAGGAAATGGGACCCCGCGCTCAGTTCGATGCTTTGTTACCACTATACTAAGGCAGGACTGCCGGAGAATGTCCTGAATCAGCATCTGCGCGAGATGATATTCGATATAACCCTCAACCACGACCTTTTTCCGCTCATCCAGGACGATGTGCTCTATTCCTGTACGCACCCGTATAACGACCGCTCGGATACGGAGAAGAAAATGGACGATATGAGTGCCCTGCTGGCTGATATCAGAAATAATATGCGGGCCGATAACGAGAAAGAGGTACTGCGGATGGAGGCCTCTTATCTGGAGCTGTGCGGGGGGTACCTGATCTGCTGGGGAGAATATGACCGTGGCAGGGTTCTCCTGAACCGCGCGATGAAGATAGCGCGCGAACATTCTTTCTCTACGATATACATCCATTCCCTTTCGAATATGGGGCATTATTTCCTACAGACGGACAACGCGGAGCCTCTGATGCGCACGGCGCGGGAGATGCTTAACGCGGCACGCGACGATGAACGGGAGAAGTATATGGGTATCGCGCTGCGCTATATCGGCGTCGCCTTCCAAATTATGGGGGATTATGAAAAATCGGAAAAGGTGCTGCGCCGCTCGATCGCCATATTTGAGGAACAGGCGCTGCTGGGCAAGAATTATACGCTCAGCATGCTGGCGGCGGAGTGCTACATCGGAGAGAATTATCACTGGCAGGGTGATTTCGCGAAGGCGGTGGAGCATTTCAACCACTGTATAAGTGTCTGCGAAGAGAAGGGGCTTTTCTGGGGCAGCAGCCATTTCCGTGCCCATCTTGCGGATGTCGCCTTTGACCTTGGGGACATGGAGATGATGTTCGAGAATATCTACCGTGGCACGAAGGTCTTTGAACGCTGTCAGGGCGGGCGCTGCGGCTCCATACTCTACAGCCTGAAGTCGATCGCGGATGCCGAGCAGAAACGTTATGAAGACGCCTATCGTTCGCTTGAGATAGGTGAGCTGCTCTCCGCGCCGATAAGAAAGCATTCATGGATATCGGTTCACGCGATGGCCAAGGCCTATCTTGCGAAAATGCTGGAGGAGGGCGGCCTGCCGCCGCAGTTCAATAAAATACTTAAAAAATCTTCGAAGGAGTACGCCGAAGAGGCCGTCTCTATTTACGCGAAGATCCCTGTCCCGCATCGGGTGAGAATGCTGCGGGAGCGCTTCGGCCTCTGA
- the hutH gene encoding histidine ammonia-lyase, whose protein sequence is MKEIVLNGKDLTLESLIRITRNGAQVCASLEAMEDVKKSRALVEELVAGGRPMYGINTGFGRFSEVAIPEEDINLLQIKLILADAAGVGAPLPADVVRGMLVMRANSLLNGFSGVRPVVINTILDMLNRGVHPVVPEKGSVGSSGDLCPLAHMVLPMIGLGEAEYNGVVMEGAEAMAKAKIPLIELKAKEGLALINGTQCMTSVAAHALADAITLKKTADIVGALTVESLRGIKNAYDPRIQDVRRHSGQKEAAENMLRLLEGSEYVTEQGELRMQDSYSLRCIPQIHGASRLAIDYVASVVENEINAVTDNPIVLVDTGDVFSGGNFHGQPVAIAADTLGIALSELGNISERRIAKLIDPALNHGLPAFLVKHGGINCGFMIPQYAAAALVSENKVLAHPASVDSIPTSAGQEDHVSMGTIGARKAAQILENVRMVLGIELMCAAQALDLQEKRKLGAGTEAAYKVIRGAVEFMEEDRVFYKDQKLAAELITDGTLVKAVEEAVGTLR, encoded by the coding sequence TTGAAAGAAATCGTATTGAATGGAAAAGATCTTACGCTGGAGAGTCTGATACGCATAACGAGAAACGGCGCGCAGGTATGCGCGAGCCTTGAGGCGATGGAGGACGTAAAAAAATCCCGGGCGCTGGTGGAGGAGCTTGTCGCGGGCGGACGCCCAATGTACGGCATCAATACCGGATTTGGCAGATTTTCTGAGGTTGCGATACCAGAGGAGGATATAAATCTTCTTCAGATAAAACTTATACTGGCGGACGCCGCCGGGGTCGGCGCGCCGCTTCCGGCCGACGTCGTCCGTGGGATGCTGGTCATGCGTGCGAACTCACTTCTTAACGGATTTTCCGGCGTACGCCCGGTAGTCATCAACACCATACTCGATATGCTCAATAGAGGCGTTCACCCCGTGGTGCCGGAGAAGGGCTCGGTAGGTTCAAGCGGAGACCTCTGTCCGCTCGCCCATATGGTGCTGCCGATGATCGGGCTCGGCGAGGCCGAATATAACGGCGTCGTAATGGAGGGGGCCGAGGCGATGGCCAAGGCGAAGATCCCGCTTATCGAGCTTAAGGCCAAAGAGGGGCTCGCCCTCATCAACGGAACGCAGTGTATGACCTCAGTCGCAGCCCATGCGCTGGCTGACGCCATAACGCTGAAAAAGACCGCCGACATCGTCGGAGCGCTCACAGTCGAATCCCTTCGCGGAATCAAAAATGCCTACGACCCGCGTATACAGGATGTGCGCCGGCATTCGGGGCAGAAAGAGGCCGCGGAAAACATGCTCCGTCTGCTTGAGGGCAGTGAATATGTTACGGAGCAGGGCGAACTGCGTATGCAGGATTCGTATTCGCTGCGCTGTATTCCCCAGATACACGGAGCCAGCCGTCTTGCCATAGATTATGTCGCCTCCGTCGTGGAGAACGAGATCAATGCCGTCACCGATAATCCGATAGTCCTGGTCGATACCGGCGATGTCTTTTCTGGAGGCAATTTCCATGGACAGCCGGTAGCGATAGCGGCTGATACGTTAGGTATCGCGCTCTCAGAACTTGGTAATATCTCCGAACGTCGCATTGCAAAGCTGATAGACCCGGCGCTTAACCACGGGCTTCCCGCCTTTCTCGTTAAGCACGGCGGCATAAACTGCGGCTTCATGATTCCGCAGTACGCGGCCGCGGCTCTTGTCTCGGAGAATAAGGTGCTTGCCCACCCTGCGAGCGTCGACTCGATACCCACATCTGCCGGACAGGAGGATCATGTCAGCATGGGTACGATAGGCGCACGCAAAGCGGCGCAGATATTGGAAAATGTCAGGATGGTTCTCGGCATAGAGCTTATGTGCGCCGCCCAGGCTCTTGACCTTCAGGAAAAGAGGAAACTTGGCGCTGGTACGGAGGCCGCATATAAGGTGATACGCGGCGCGGTGGAGTTTATGGAAGAGGACAGGGTCTTTTATAAAGACCAAAAACTGGCTGCAGAGCTTATCACGGACGGAACGCTCGTCAAGGCCGTCGAAGAGGCGGTCGGCACGTTGAGATAG
- a CDS encoding SLC13 family permease — translation MILLNPVVISVIVMIGLCLINLNIVLALLLAALAGGLAAGMSIPATMGVLISGMGGNAETALAYFLLGTFAIAINKTGLASIACKKIASMVGEHKIMLMFLIALIACISGTVIPVHIAFIPILIPPLLFLFNKLKVDRRQVACALAFGLKCPYITLPIGYGLIFQGIIAAEMGRNGMEIAKGSVPAYTWVIGIGMIIGLLIAVFITYNRPRHYEDKPIIGGSAEDMPSTFTKTHYLTMVAIIAAFAAQLWSGSMPLGALVALLVMIVTGVLKFKDIDESFLGGLEIMGLIAFVMLIAAGYGTVLRETKSVEHLVNSVVSLVGGSKFWGAFLMLAVGLLVTMGIGTSFGTVPVIAAIYCPLAMQLGFSVGATACLIAAAGALGDAGSPASDTTLGPTAGLNADGQHNHIWDTCVPTFLHYNIPIFIAAMVGALVLY, via the coding sequence ATGATCTTGTTAAATCCAGTCGTCATTTCGGTCATCGTCATGATAGGCCTATGTCTGATCAACCTGAACATAGTGCTTGCGCTGCTCCTCGCCGCGCTTGCGGGAGGTCTGGCCGCCGGCATGTCCATCCCGGCGACGATGGGCGTTCTGATCAGCGGCATGGGAGGAAACGCCGAGACGGCGCTAGCCTATTTTCTTCTCGGGACATTCGCCATCGCGATAAACAAAACAGGCCTGGCCTCGATCGCATGTAAAAAAATCGCGTCGATGGTGGGAGAGCACAAGATTATGCTGATGTTTCTCATCGCCCTTATCGCGTGCATCTCGGGAACGGTGATTCCCGTCCATATCGCGTTCATCCCTATCCTCATCCCGCCGCTGCTCTTCCTGTTCAACAAACTCAAAGTCGACCGCCGTCAGGTTGCCTGCGCCCTCGCCTTCGGACTCAAATGCCCCTATATAACGCTGCCAATCGGATATGGGCTCATCTTCCAGGGGATCATCGCCGCGGAGATGGGACGCAACGGCATGGAAATAGCCAAGGGATCGGTCCCCGCCTATACATGGGTGATAGGCATAGGGATGATCATCGGTCTTCTCATCGCGGTATTCATAACCTATAACCGCCCGAGACACTACGAGGATAAACCGATAATCGGCGGTTCGGCGGAGGATATGCCAAGCACCTTTACAAAGACGCACTATCTGACGATGGTGGCGATAATTGCGGCCTTCGCCGCCCAGCTATGGTCAGGCTCAATGCCGCTGGGAGCGCTTGTGGCGCTCCTCGTCATGATCGTCACCGGGGTGTTGAAATTCAAAGATATTGACGAAAGTTTTCTCGGCGGGCTTGAAATAATGGGACTCATAGCCTTCGTAATGCTCATCGCCGCCGGTTACGGCACGGTCCTCAGAGAGACTAAATCCGTTGAGCACCTTGTAAACAGCGTTGTATCGCTGGTCGGCGGAAGCAAGTTCTGGGGGGCCTTCCTCATGCTGGCCGTTGGGCTGCTCGTTACGATGGGAATCGGGACCTCTTTCGGCACGGTCCCCGTAATCGCGGCCATCTACTGCCCGCTCGCAATGCAGCTCGGTTTCTCTGTCGGAGCGACAGCCTGTCTCATCGCCGCAGCCGGCGCGCTGGGAGACGCCGGTTCTCCCGCCTCCGATACGACGCTCGGCCCCACGGCGGGACTGAACGCGGACGGACAGCACAACCACATATGGGACACCTGCGTACCGACGTTCCTGCATTATAACATCCCGATATTCATCGCCGCGATGGTTGGAGCTTTGGTCCTTTATTAA
- a CDS encoding aconitase X catalytic domain-containing protein, producing the protein MELTKDQLGMLHGEQGEAVAYAIRIQEGLGRVFGAKRMVPITRAHVALSAQDADLWFVEKLVNMGGKCKIAPTVNPSIDIGYLNRHLAEVPQEGKDIVSKTNDAYRKIGAQLTFNCTPYLQQNVPAYGEIIGFSESSATPFVNSVIGARTNRESSQSALCAAITGLVPEYGLLLDKNRKAEILVEVKAEIKDDFDYQLLGWCYPLIYNGPEIPAFIGINERATPEGFMNFGAQLNTSGAVGLYHIVSITPEAPDIKTAFGGKEPKKRVVIEQKDLEMVRERICGKPGKIDFAMFGCPHLSIRQVGDIARICNGKRFAVDVWVLTSSLTKELAARMGFIDIINRAGGHIIADTCIDVPPCWWPYYGKSAVTDSPKCAYYNEIRKIDFKIRPLEQAIEAALTGEVRI; encoded by the coding sequence ATGGAGCTAACAAAGGATCAGCTTGGTATGCTGCACGGCGAACAGGGAGAGGCCGTAGCCTATGCGATAAGAATACAGGAGGGGCTTGGCCGGGTATTCGGAGCAAAACGCATGGTACCCATCACACGCGCACACGTAGCTCTCAGCGCACAGGACGCGGATCTATGGTTTGTAGAAAAGTTAGTCAATATGGGCGGAAAATGTAAAATCGCTCCCACCGTCAATCCAAGCATCGACATCGGCTATCTGAACAGGCACCTAGCGGAGGTACCCCAGGAAGGCAAGGATATCGTATCCAAAACAAACGATGCCTACCGAAAGATCGGAGCACAGCTAACCTTTAACTGTACGCCTTATCTGCAGCAAAACGTACCCGCATATGGGGAAATCATCGGCTTCTCCGAATCAAGCGCCACGCCCTTCGTTAATTCCGTAATAGGGGCCCGTACGAACAGAGAATCTTCACAGAGCGCTCTATGCGCCGCGATAACCGGTCTGGTTCCCGAATATGGGCTGCTGCTTGATAAAAACCGTAAGGCGGAAATACTCGTAGAGGTAAAAGCTGAAATAAAGGATGATTTTGATTACCAGCTGCTCGGCTGGTGCTATCCCCTCATCTATAACGGACCGGAGATCCCTGCATTTATTGGCATCAACGAACGCGCGACTCCTGAGGGGTTCATGAACTTCGGAGCACAGCTGAATACCTCTGGAGCGGTCGGCCTGTATCATATCGTCAGCATCACTCCGGAGGCACCCGACATTAAGACTGCGTTTGGAGGAAAAGAACCCAAAAAGCGGGTGGTCATCGAGCAGAAGGATCTAGAAATGGTACGGGAACGTATCTGCGGCAAACCTGGAAAGATAGACTTCGCCATGTTTGGCTGTCCGCACCTTTCTATCCGTCAGGTTGGAGATATCGCCCGCATATGCAACGGAAAACGCTTCGCTGTCGATGTATGGGTCCTCACAAGTTCTCTTACAAAAGAACTTGCCGCCCGTATGGGATTTATTGACATTATTAATCGAGCCGGCGGACATATCATTGCCGATACCTGCATCGACGTGCCGCCTTGTTGGTGGCCCTATTATGGAAAAAGCGCCGTTACCGATTCTCCAAAATGCGCCTATTACAACGAGATCAGAAAGATAGATTTCAAGATCCGCCCGCTTGAACAGGCGATAGAGGCGGCATTAACAGGGGAGGTACGGATATGA
- a CDS encoding DUF126 domain-containing protein — MITKNFKCEAIAAGKAAGPAIVSNEAICFYLVEPESGVVIEQKHVLEGRSMSGHVLVAHAGKGSSVVQMDGLFKIAARGKGPVAVVLRNPDPVFVSALLVMELPSVYNVEEDFYSYVQDGDMVTVDADGGNIKVERQ; from the coding sequence ATGATCACGAAAAACTTTAAATGCGAGGCCATCGCAGCCGGTAAAGCGGCGGGACCAGCCATCGTGTCGAACGAGGCTATCTGTTTTTACCTCGTGGAGCCGGAGAGCGGCGTGGTGATAGAACAAAAACATGTCCTTGAAGGAAGGTCTATGTCTGGGCACGTCCTGGTAGCACACGCCGGAAAAGGCAGCTCCGTCGTTCAGATGGACGGTCTATTCAAGATCGCGGCGAGGGGCAAGGGGCCAGTGGCCGTTGTCTTGAGGAATCCGGACCCCGTATTCGTCTCCGCCCTCCTTGTAATGGAACTTCCCTCGGTGTACAACGTTGAGGAAGACTTTTACTCCTACGTGCAGGACGGAGATATGGTTACCGTCGACGCAGACGGGGGCAATATAAAGGTTGAGAGACAGTAA
- the larA gene encoding nickel-dependent lactate racemase: MRYSIPYGKSKLTFEAPEERVIFTGEMRAIPKLNDIEASLIQAIDNPIGAQPLRMLAKDKKNIVFLIEDGTRDTPLSIMMPVITDYLNRHGVPDCAMSFLTAPGTHRVMTDEEIIEKLGPDMVRRFTIRQHDANIASDMKDLGTVSTGDYTIPVHVNKYALEADLLIGLGNIVPHSDAGFSGGAKILQPGVCDFVTTSATHAAAGFCPDIPLGMVEGNPCRRGIEEVAKKANLAFIINVVKNYNNEVAGIFAGDFLSAHREGVKLARESFKVSLPKLADIVIVSSSPADLDYWQAEKGVTSAYFAVKEGGIIIFVSPCFEGLAHNHPRFREWLSLPLEETLKRLRQASPEDTEVDIISTVLAVCNSRVRNRARIFSVSEGLLPEDIEAMQYTPFPNIEAALSEAFAQIPQATIGILPKGGISLPILES; the protein is encoded by the coding sequence ATGAGATACAGCATACCTTACGGTAAATCAAAATTAACATTCGAAGCCCCGGAAGAGCGGGTAATCTTTACCGGAGAAATGCGCGCCATTCCTAAATTAAACGACATCGAAGCGTCACTTATCCAGGCCATTGATAATCCCATTGGCGCTCAGCCGTTACGTATGCTGGCAAAGGATAAGAAAAACATCGTCTTCCTGATAGAGGACGGTACAAGGGACACACCACTGTCCATAATGATGCCGGTCATTACAGATTACCTGAACAGACACGGTGTTCCGGACTGCGCGATGAGTTTTCTGACCGCGCCTGGAACGCATCGGGTAATGACGGACGAAGAAATTATCGAAAAACTTGGCCCCGACATGGTCCGGCGCTTCACCATAAGACAGCATGACGCGAATATCGCATCTGATATGAAAGACCTTGGGACTGTCAGCACCGGGGATTACACGATACCGGTTCATGTAAATAAATATGCGCTTGAGGCCGACCTCCTAATCGGCCTGGGGAACATCGTGCCGCACAGCGACGCGGGGTTTTCCGGCGGCGCGAAGATTTTACAGCCCGGGGTATGCGACTTTGTGACAACGTCGGCAACACACGCGGCGGCCGGCTTCTGTCCGGATATCCCTCTGGGAATGGTCGAGGGGAATCCTTGCCGCAGAGGCATTGAAGAGGTCGCAAAAAAGGCGAATTTAGCTTTTATTATTAACGTAGTAAAAAATTATAATAATGAAGTTGCCGGAATATTTGCCGGAGATTTTTTAAGCGCGCACCGCGAGGGGGTTAAACTTGCGCGGGAATCATTCAAAGTATCCTTACCAAAGTTGGCCGATATAGTGATCGTGAGCTCATCTCCCGCCGACCTAGACTATTGGCAGGCGGAAAAAGGGGTCACAAGCGCCTATTTCGCCGTAAAGGAGGGCGGCATCATAATTTTTGTCTCCCCCTGCTTCGAGGGACTCGCACACAATCACCCGCGTTTCCGTGAATGGCTGTCACTGCCGCTTGAAGAGACTCTGAAAAGATTACGGCAGGCCTCTCCGGAGGATACAGAGGTGGACATCATTTCCACAGTACTTGCCGTGTGTAACAGCCGCGTGCGCAACAGAGCGCGTATATTCTCGGTAAGCGAGGGATTGCTTCCCGAAGACATCGAAGCGATGCAGTATACGCCTTTCCCAAACATCGAAGCGGCATTAAGCGAGGCTTTTGCGCAGATTCCGCAGGCAACCATAGGCATATTGCCCAAGGGAGGCATCTCTCTTCCAATACTTGAAAGCTGA
- a CDS encoding TRAP transporter substrate-binding protein, which translates to MKKLIAIAASFVVMTASTAFAAPEYVIKVGSIVSETHADMLAMNKVFKPQVEKLSNGRIKVELYPNAQLGGDRELCEGVQMGTIQMALPASSALAGFDKRVQVLDLPYLFTSRKTAFEALDGILGDKLDQYLLSKGFVVLGYQENGMRHVTNSKRPIKTPADLKGLKIRTMENPMHIAFFKELGANPTPMSWGELYTALQQGTVDAEENPYAMIDDGKFYEVQKYVSETGHVFSVTMLIANKKFMDKLPPDLREIIVKASHDFAIEQRKTIASMENDFKNNCIKAGMQANELTPEQKKPFVDATKKVYAQFENELGKEIMDIARKVQK; encoded by the coding sequence ATGAAAAAACTGATAGCGATAGCGGCGTCTTTTGTAGTTATGACAGCAAGTACAGCCTTTGCTGCCCCGGAATATGTAATCAAAGTTGGATCTATCGTCTCTGAAACACATGCAGATATGCTTGCCATGAATAAAGTATTCAAACCACAGGTCGAAAAGTTATCCAACGGCAGAATCAAGGTCGAACTCTATCCAAATGCGCAGCTCGGCGGCGACCGCGAGCTCTGCGAGGGCGTGCAGATGGGTACGATACAGATGGCGCTGCCCGCAAGCTCAGCTCTCGCGGGATTTGACAAAAGAGTTCAGGTACTTGATCTGCCCTACCTTTTCACAAGCAGAAAAACCGCCTTTGAGGCTCTCGACGGTATTCTCGGCGACAAACTGGATCAGTATCTATTATCCAAGGGGTTTGTCGTACTCGGTTATCAGGAGAACGGCATGCGCCATGTGACGAACAGCAAGCGCCCCATCAAGACCCCCGCCGACCTTAAGGGGCTCAAGATCCGTACGATGGAAAACCCGATGCACATCGCCTTCTTCAAGGAACTCGGCGCCAATCCCACCCCGATGAGCTGGGGCGAGCTTTATACGGCTCTGCAGCAGGGTACCGTCGACGCGGAGGAAAACCCCTACGCGATGATTGACGACGGAAAATTCTATGAAGTACAGAAGTATGTATCGGAGACAGGTCACGTATTTTCGGTAACGATGCTTATTGCTAACAAGAAATTTATGGACAAACTCCCTCCCGATTTGCGCGAAATTATTGTAAAGGCCTCCCATGATTTCGCCATTGAGCAGCGCAAGACGATCGCGAGTATGGAAAATGATTTCAAGAATAACTGTATTAAAGCGGGAATGCAGGCCAACGAGCTGACGCCGGAACAGAAGAAGCCCTTCGTGGATGCGACCAAGAAGGTCTACGCCCAGTTTGAAAACGAGCTCGGCAAGGAGATCATGGATATCGCAAGAAAGGTTCAGAAGTAA
- a CDS encoding TRAP transporter small permease, translating to MTVKKFLDNFEEYFCVWTMAIMTILVFIQVVMRYVFSNSLSWSEELARFIFLWLSWIGASYAVKERSHFRVEMFTNMIKGSCRRFFEYFVLVVWFVFSFILTWLGTELVVFIYDTGQSSAAMDIPMTWPYASVPVGCGLMCIRLLIEMYKIYKGEPVGSEKEQEELEEMI from the coding sequence ATGACCGTCAAAAAGTTTTTAGATAATTTCGAGGAGTATTTCTGCGTCTGGACTATGGCCATTATGACCATTCTCGTCTTTATCCAGGTTGTTATGAGGTATGTCTTCTCAAACTCTCTCTCTTGGAGCGAGGAGCTCGCCCGGTTTATTTTCCTCTGGCTTTCCTGGATCGGCGCAAGTTACGCCGTTAAGGAACGCAGCCATTTCCGCGTGGAGATGTTCACCAATATGATCAAGGGCAGCTGCCGCAGGTTTTTTGAGTATTTTGTTCTGGTGGTCTGGTTCGTATTCAGTTTTATTCTCACCTGGCTCGGGACTGAACTCGTCGTCTTTATTTATGACACAGGGCAGTCTTCCGCCGCCATGGATATCCCTATGACCTGGCCATACGCCTCCGTACCCGTCGGCTGCGGCCTGATGTGTATCCGCCTGCTTATTGAGATGTACAAGATTTATAAGGGCGAACCGGTGGGTTCGGAGAAGGAACAGGAAGAATTGGAGGAGATGATATAG